The DNA sequence TCAGCCTGTTGTGGATTTGGTTCTTTCTGGTGATAAATCTCCAGTTGAACTTTACGAAATTGCTGAGAAAAAATTAAAAGATAGATTTTCTCAAATTGATGGAGTTGGTAATGTAAATATTCTCGGAGGTCAGCAGAGAGAAATTCGTGTTGAGCTTGATAATAGAATTGTATATCAAAATGTGCTTTCACTTCCTCAATTAAATCAATTGCTAAGTGCTGAAAATATGGATATTCCCGGCGGGCAAATTCAAAGAGAATCACAAGAATATTCTTCACGTGTAAAAGGAAAATTTTCTTCAATTGATGAAATGAAAAAACTCCAAATTCAGACTTTATTTGGACCAAAAGAATTAGGCAAATTGGCAAATGTAAAAGATGATGGAAAGGAAATTAGAATAAGAAGTACTTATTTAAATAATCTTGCAAAAACCAAAGATGAAAATGTTGTATTCTTATCCTTAATTAAAGCTGCCGATGGAAATACTGTTGAACTTGCAAAATCAGTTTATGAACTTTTACCTCAATTAAAAGAAGAACTTCCAAAGGGAATTAATTTGGAAGTAATAACAGATAAATCAGAATTTATTAGTGCATCCGTTGAAGATACACTTGGCAACATTGGTATGGGAATTATTCTTACTGCATTAGTACTTTTATTTTTCTTACATGATTTAAGATCTACAATAATAGTTGCTTTATCAATGCCGTTCTCAATAATCTCAACGTTTTTACTAATGGATTTATCCGGATTCTCTCTCAACGTAATGTCTTTAATGGGATTATCAACATCAATTGGAACTCTTGTTGCAAACTCAATTGTTGTTTTGGAAAATATTTTCCGTCATAAAGATATGGGGCATAATAGAAAAGAAGCCGCCGCAAAAGGAACTTCGGAAGTATTTGTTGCTGTTATTGCATCAACAATGACAAACATTGTAGTATTTGTACCGATTGCAAATATGTCAAGTTTAATTGGACAATTTTTTAGAGAATTTGCGTTAACTGTAACTTTTGCAACAATATTTTCAATTGTTGTTTCTTTTACATTAACACCAATGTTAGCAGCATTGATATTGCCCGAACGCGATACAAAAAAACATAAAATTGGTGAAATGTTAGAAAAAATGTTTAAAAGTTGGGAAGTTACTTATAAAAAAATGTTAGCTGTTGTAATTAAAAATAGAGTAAATAGTGCAATCACAATTGCAATATCCATTGTGTTTTTCTTTTTCAGTTTGTTTGTTGCATCAAAATTAAGTTTTGAGTTTATGCCGTCGCTGGATGAAGGAATGATAAATATTCAAGTTGAACTTCCGCAAGGATATAATTTGGAAGAAACCGCAAATTTATTGAATGAAACCGAAAAAAGAATTACATCACACAAAGAAGTTAAACATGTTCTTACTCAAATGGGAAAAATTAGCGATCTTGATCAAGGAACAAATATTGCATTGATGAAAATTGAATTAGTTCCAGCAGAACAAAGATCAATTTCTACCAAAGATATGGTTAGCAACTATATGTGGGAATTATCAACAATTCCAAATGCAATGTTTAGAATATCTTCTGTGCAGAGTGCCGGAAGCAGCGGAGAGCCGCCTATTACTTTTTTCTTAAAAGGTGTTGAAAATTCTAAGTTGGAAGAAATTAAACAAGATTTGTTTTCACGAATGAAAAATATTCCGGGATTAACAAATTTAAATACAAGTTCTCGTTCGGGAAAACCGGAAATAACTTTAATTCCCGATAGAATAAAATTGGCAAGTGCTGGATTAACAGTTTACGATTTAGCTATGACATTACGCGCAAGTATGGAAGGATTAACCACAACTAAATATTCTGAAAATGGTGAGGAATATGATATTCGTGTAACACTTGCTGATGAATCAGTTGATTCACCGGAAAAAATTGGAAACCTAACAATTGTTTCGCGAGTTGGAAAATTTAAAATGAATCAACTTGCAGAAATTAATTTTACAGATGGATACAGCAGAATCTTACATCGTGATAAAGCAAAAACAATACAATTTACCGGAGATGTTGCAACCGGTTATGCTCTCGGTGATATTACAAATTCAATAGAAAATGAAATTGAAAAAACAAATTTACCTAATGGATATTCAGTTAAATGGTCTGGTGCAGCCGAAATGATGGGACAAGCAATTATGGATATGGGCTTTGCATTCATGATTGCATTTATTTTAACATTCATGCTTTTAGCTGCAATTTTGGAAAGTATTACACAACCGTTAATGATTTTAGGAACAATTCCACTTGCTTTAATTGGAGTGTTTTTAGCAATGTATATTTCCGGATTGAATTTAAGCGTTATGGCAATGCTTTCAATTGTTATGTTAATTGGAATTGTAGTAAATAATGCAATTTTAATTTTAGATTATACAAATGTTTTTATCAAAAAAGGAATGTCTGTTAAAGAAGCTTTGCTTGAAGCAGCTCCAACAAAATTAAAACCAATATTAATGTCAACAATTGCAATTGTACTTGGTATGGCTCCTATGGCTTTGGGAATTGGTTCTGCCGGAAAAGAATTTAGACAGCCAATCGGCGTTGTAAGTATTGGCGGATTAATAGTTTCCGGAATTTTAACAATGTACATAATACCAGCGGTTTTGGAATTAGTTCACAGAGAAAAAAAAGTTGTTGAGGTAAAAAATGAAAAATAAATTTTTGATTTTATTCACATTTATTTTTGCTGCACAATTTAATGCGCAAACTTATGATATAAATTCTTTTTTGGATTTAGTGAAAATAAATAATAAAGATATTCAGATTGCATTGAAAGATTTGGAAATTGCAGAAACTCAAGATGCGCAAGCCCGAGCTAATGCTTATCCTCAAATTTCTGCCAAAGCTGGTTATAATAGAAATTTAAAAGATGCATTTTTATTTGTTGATTTTGGTTCCTTAATGGGTGAATCAACCGGCGCTCCGTCAAAATTCAAAATTAATTATAAAAATGAATTTAGTGCGCAAGCTGTTGTATCTCAGCAAGTATTTAATTTTTCTGTTTTCAATGCAATTAAAGCAGCAGAGCAATATCAGAAATTAACTGATTATGTTTTTGATGCAACTTTGCAAGGGATTTTAAATGGAAGCAAAAAAGCTTTTTATCAAACTTTATTGTTAAAGAAAGTTCATGAAGTAAATAAAGAAGCTGCAAAAAATGCAGAAGAAAATTATTTAATTATGAAAAAGAAATATGATACCGGACTTGCTTCGGAATTTGAAATGCTTCAAGCAGAAGTTCGCTGGCAAAATAATATTCCTTTGGTTACACAATCGGAAAGAAATTATAATTTGGCTGTAAATAGTTTGAAATTATTAGCCGGATTAAAACCCGAAGAAAATTTTGAAATAATTGGCGAGCTAAATAAAGTTGAAGATAAACCGCAAATGTTGGAACTTCAAGATGTTTTAACAAATCGCCCGGATTATAATGCTTTGCTTTGGGAAAAGAATTTGCGTGAGACAAATGTTGATGTTGAATATTCGGGACATTTGCCTTCGCTGTATGCAAGTTTTGCATATCAATTTTCTTCGCAATCTGATTATTTTCAATTTGATAGAGTAAATAATTATTTAATTGCCGGATTAACTTTGAACATTCCAATATTTACCGGATGGAATACAAGTGCAAAAGTTCAGAAAGCAAGAATTGAAGCTGAGCAATCTGAAATAAAATTATCAAAAACTGAAAATGAAATATTTATTCAAATAAAAAATTTGGATTTAAAATTAAAAGAAGCAGAAAAGAGAATAGTATCTGCGGAAACAACTTTCAAAATTGCAAAAAAAGCTTTTGATATTGCAAAAATAAGTTCGGAAAATGGATTGGCAACTCAGTTGGAATTAAAAGATGCAAGTGTTGGTTATGATCAAGCCCAGCTTAATTATTTTGCCGCAATTTATGAATATTTGGAATCCTATTTTGATTGGGAATTAGCCGTAGGAATTAATAAATAAAAAATCATATTGAAGAATAAAAGCTTGGTTTTTAAACTGAGCTTTTATTTGAATATAAATAGTTACAGTGAAATATTTTTATTTAAAACTCTCGTTAAAATTAATTTCCCAATTTACATTTTCACTTTTCTCAAATTTTACATGAACGCGAACAATATTATCATCCATAAATTTGAGTGAATAGTTTTCAAAATCATGATGAATTGAATTTCTTCCTTGTACCCAATTTTGTCCGCCCGGAATATAAACTGCAACATTATGAGATGTATTTAAAATTCCTAAAGAACTTCCGGAAATTGTATTTTTTTCAGAGTTCCAAAATATATTTTCAACTTCGTGAGCACCTTGCAAAATATGTCGATCAGTAGAAATGAATTGTGGATTTCCGGTTTTTTCATGAAGTGATAATAAAGTTACACTTTGCGGAAGCAATTTAATTTTTAATGAATTTGAAATTTCACCAACAAACTTTTCCATCCAAAAATCATAACCCAAATAAATTGTTTTGGGATTTAACCATAGTCTTTCAAAAGAAATTTCTTTTACAACTAAATCTTCACTTGGATTAAAAATTCCAACTACATTCCACTCTGCAAATGATTTTTTAATTTTAGTGATAAAAATATTTTGTTTATCATTATCAAATAAATCAACCGGTTTTGCGGCTTCACCAAATTGCGGTAGAATTTTTTTTAAAATTTCTAAACGAGAAAAATCCAAATCTGAAAGTCGATCACCGGAAATTATATTTCCGCCGCTTAATCCAATTATTGTTGCGGCTGCTTGCGCTTGTGGAATTGACAAATGATTTATACAAATATGATCAGCATCATTTACCCAAGTGTTTTTATGAAAATAATATCTCTTTGCAGCAGCCGGTGCACTGCTTGCAGAATCCAAAAAATATTGCTGCCAAGCAGCTTTTGAATAACCGTAATTTTGATCAAGTTCGATGCGCATACTATCAATAAACCCGACAGAAACATTTCCCGGACCGCAATCATTTATATGTTTTTCATTTCCAATTGCATTTCTAATAATTTCAAAACCTTTTCTGTAAACTTGCGCTGGTGTTGCCGTTAAATCATTGAAATGATGTGCAGAGAAAATTGACCATGCAACAAAATCAATTTTAATCATTTCATAACCCCAAACATTTCCAATTTTATCAAATAAATTATAAAACCATTTTTCCGCCTCCGGATGTGTAATATCCAAACAATAACGTTTTTGGTTTTCATTCTTTGCCCAATCCGTATCTAAACTTGGCCAAGGTCCAACTCGAAGAAAATTTCCATTTTTATCTTTCAAAAACCAATCTGGATTTTTCTGAAAAATTTCCACTGGTTCCGAAACCAAATAAGGAGCAATCCAAAGCCCGGGTTTTAATCCATAATATTTTATCTTTTCTGCAAGCCATTTCATTCCATGAGGAAATTTTGTATTCCCTTCCCAATCGCCATGATAACGCTGATAGCCTTCATCAATCTGAATATATTCTAAACCGTATTGCTTCAAATTTTTAGAAACAAATTCTGCGTTGCGAACAACCTCATCTTCAGTGATATGTTCATATGTATAGAACCAATTGCACCAGCCGTTAATTGTGGAATTTGTTCTTGCAGAATTTAAAACTCCCGTTACTCTTGCAAAATCTTCCAAAGCATTATATGGAGTTTGAGAAATATTTATCATGAATCGATTTGAAGAAATATCTTTACCGGATTTTAAAATTGTTCCCGGTGCAAAAACTGATTCCGTGTATATTGAAATATTATTTTGTGAATTTTTTGAAACAACAATTTCTCCAAGTCCGTTTTGGTTATCTACAAATCCGCAGACTAACCCCTCTTTATCATATCCACGAAAAAATCCAATATTCCACCAACTTCTAATCCGATTTTCCGCGGGGTAATTAAATTCCGGAGAAATATTTCCACCTTTAGTTGGACCATACGGCGTTGGCTCTTTGTAAGGTTTTCCAAATTCATGAATCATTCCTACATCGTAATACATTGCACCGTTTGTTAAAACTTTGCTTGTATTAATCCAAGAAAGTGAACTTCCAATTTCTTCAATTGCACATATTGGCTCAATACTTTTTATATTGAAATTTTTGGAAGAAACATTTTTGCACTTAGCTTCAATAATTATGTTATTCCAATTTTCATAAAGTGAAAAGGAAGTATGAAAATCTAAATCACCATTTAAATCTTTGGAATAAACTTCTAACTTTTTTCCTTTGCCAAGTTTATCATCAATGTTTTTTGTAGATAAAATGTGAGAATAATTTTTCTGCGAAATTGAAATTTTACCAAAATTTAAATTTGCTCTAACTGTTGCATTTAAAACTAAAAAATCCCCATTCATTTGATGAATATTAAATCTTCCGGCTTTTTCATCAAAGTATATTGAGAAAAAATCATTACTAATTTGCGGATTTTCACTGCTAAAAAAGGTTGAGTTGAGCGGATTAATAAAAGCTAATGAAGCACTCGTAACAGAAATTTTTTTTATAAACTCTCTTCGATTGAAAGAATCCGACATAAATATTATTCCTTATGTTGCCACGAATTCACGAATATTTTAATCAACATCATCAACAAACAGAACTAATAATCCGGCTATTACCATTGAAATTCCACCAAGAATTAAAGCAAAAATTGCATGATTATCAAAAAGATTTTTTACAAAAAATCCTAAAATTGCGGCAGCTGTAATTTGAGGAATTACAATAAAGAAATTAAAAATTCCCATGTAAACTCCCATTTTTTCTGCCGGTAAAGAACCGGTTAAAATAGCGTAAGGCATTGCCAAAATTGAAGCCCAAGCTAATCCAATTCCAAGTTCGGAAATAAGCAATAAATTTGGATCTTTAATTAGGTAGAACGAAGCCAAACTTAATCCGCCAATAATTAAGCTAATAAGATGAACAGTTTTTCGCGAAGTTTTTTTAGCCATCCACATAATTGCAAATGCCATAATTGCAGCAAATCCATTATAGACAGCCATTAAAATTCCAACCCAATCTGCGCCTTCATTATACAATTCTGATGAAGTATCAACTGCTCCGTATATGTGTCTTGTTACTGCTGGCGTTGTGTAAATCCACATTGCAAAAAGTGCAAACCATGAAAAAAATTGTACGTATGAAAGTTGTTTCATTGTTTTCGGCATATTGTACAAATCATTTATAATAGAAAGCAGTCCGGATTTAGATTTGTTCTTTGCAAAACTTCCGGCTAAAATTTGTAATAATCCAAATGCAGAAACTCCACCGAAAAGAACGTACAATCCTAAATCAATGTAAATGAAATTTGCAAAAATGAGAAGTAAAATTACTCCGGCAACGGTCCAAGCAATTCCATTTTTATATAAGAATGTTGAATTAACATTTAAAGATTTTTCAAGATTTTTCTTTCCGAATTTTACAGAAGTTTCTTCAGAATATAATTTTAATTCTTCCGGAGAATATTCTTTTGATTTTAAGACTGTCCACAGTACAGCGAGAAAAAAAACTGTTCCGCCGATATAAAATGAAAATTTAACTGAGTCCGGAATTTCACCGGTTGGTGCCGTGTTTGAAATCCCAAGCCAATTTGTCATTATATACGGAAGTGCTGATGCAACAATTGCCCCAGTTCCAATAAAAAAACTTTGCATGGAAAATCCGGTTGTACGCTGTTCTGAAGGAAGCATATCTCCCACAAAAGCTCTGAAAGGTTCCATGGATACATTTATAGATGCATCCATTATCCAAAGCATTCCGGCAGCAAACCAAAGTAAAGGAGAATTTGGCATAATGAACAAAGCTAATGAAGCTAAAATTGCTCCGACTAAAAAATATGGTCGTCGTCTCCCAAGTTTGCCCCAAGTGTTATCACTCATGTGACCTATAATTGGCTGAATAATTAATCCGGTAACCGGAGCTGCAATCCATAATATCGGGATTTCATCAATGTTTGCACCAAGCGTTTCAAAAATTCTGCTCACATTTGCATTTTGCAAAGCGAAGCCAAATTGAATTCCTAAAAATCCAAAACTCATATTCCAAATTTGCCAGAAGCTTAATTGCGGTTTTTTCAAGTTACACCTACTGATTTTTATTTTCTTTTGATTAAATTAACTAAAATTAAATATCAAAAAAATTATGAAGCTGAATTTTTAAATTAAATTTTTTGTCAAAAATCCAAAAAGTGAAAATAAAGTTAAAAATTTGCTGTTGGCTATAAAGGAATTTATAATAAATATTTATATATTTATTAAACAGATAACTAATAAGGTAATATTAATTAATGAAATTTAATCCCGCAGAATTTTACCAAAAAGAAATTCAGAAATTTGAAAAAAAATATTTTACTACTGCCGAAGGTAAATTTCCAAAATCACTTTATGAACCTTGTGATTATATAATAAAAAGCGGCGGAAAAAGATTACGACCTTTTTTAGTTATTTTATCCGCAAATGCAGTTAATGCAAAATCATCTTCAGTTTTGAATGCCGCGGTTGCAGTTGAATTGTTTCACAATTTTACTTTGGTGCATGATGATATTATGGATAATGCAGATAAAAGAAGGGGACGACAAACTTTACATATTAAGTATGATGTTAATACTGCAATTCTTGCCGGCGATAATTTAATGGCAATTGCTTACAAATCACTTTTAAAAGATTGTAAAAAAAATGGAATAAGCGCTGTTGAAGATTTTACAAATGGTTTAATTGAAGTTTGCGAAGGACAAAGTTTGGACAAGGATTTTGAAATAAGAAGAAAAGTTTCTATTGAAGAATATCTAGTAATGATTAGTAAAAAAACTGCCGCACTCGCTGAAACATGCTGCTCAATTGGAGCTAAACTTGGCGGCGGAAATATTAAGGAAATTAATTCACTTAAAAAATTTGGTAAATATTTAGGTTTAGCATTTCAAATTCAAGATGATTTATTAGATATTACCGCGGATGAATCTGAATTTGGTAAAAAAATTGGCGGCGATTTAGTTGAAGGCAAAAAAACTTATTTACTTCTTAAAGCGTTAGAAAAAGCAAAAGGGAAAAATTTGCAATTAATTCAAAAAGTAATTGATGAAAAAGGAATTAAGTTTGAAAAAGTTCCAGAATATAAAAAACTTTACGAAGATTTAGGAATTATAGAAGACGCATCGAATGAAGTTAAGAAATATACTTCGCTTGCCCTTAATCAATTAAAAAATGTTAAAAACGAAAAAGCAAAAATTACATTGCAATGGTTAGCAAATTCACTTACAGATAGAAAAAAATAATGATTGAAAAAACAGTTGAAATTATAAATAATGCCGGACTTCATACAAGACCAGCGGCAACAATTGTAAAAATTGCGGCTAAATTTAAAAGTGAGTTTTTCATCAACAAAGATGGAATGAATATAAACGGAAAAAGTATTATTGGCGTTATGACTTTAGCTGCTGAGAAAGGCTCAAATCTTGTTCTAACTTTTGAAGGAGAAGACGAACAAGAAGCATGTGTGGCAATAATAGATTACTTTAATAGAGGCTTTGATGAATTATGAGTGAAAATATTCTTAAAGGAATTGCTGCAGCTCCGGGGATTTCAATAGCCACAGCTTTTATTTACAAAAAGGAAATTGAATCTATTGATGATGAAATAATTACAAATATTGATGAAGCAATAGAGAATTTCGATAAATCACTTAGCAAATCCAAAAAAGAATTACATAAAATATTTACTCTTGCTGTCGATAAAATGGGCGAAAAAAGAGCCGGAATTTTTGAAGCTCAAATGATGATTCTTGATGATCCGGTTTTAATTCAAAATATTAAAGATAGAATTAAAAAAGAAAAACGTTCGCCAATATATATTGTTGATGCGGAGTTTTCCAAATATCAAAAAATACTTGCTCTTTCCGAAGAATCTTACATGAAGGAAAGATCGCAAGATATTGAAGATATAAAAAATAGAATTATCAGAAATATTAAAAAGAAAAAATGGATTTCAAGAATTGAAAAGGATGTAATTGTTGTAACAAATAGTATTACTCCGGCGGACACAGTTTTATTTTCCAGAGAAAACGTAAAAGGTTACATTACAAATTTTGGCGGATTAACAAGCCACGCTGCAATTGTTGCCAGAAGCTTAAACATTCCGGCTGTTTTGGGAATTCATGATTCCACTACAATAATTAAAAATGGTGATAAAATTATTATTGACGGCGTTCACGGCGAAGTAATTATAAATCCAACTGCTGAGCAATTAAATTATTATGAAGAAAAAAGCAAACGGTTGGCAGAGTTTGATTCCGGGTTGGCAAAATTGGCTGATAAACCCGCAATTACAAAAGACGGAAGAAAAATAATTCTTCGTGCAAATTTAGATATTGTTGAAGAACTTGAATATATTTTTAGAAATGGTGCAGAAGGCGTTGGATTAGTTAGAACAGAACAAATTTTTAATTTGGCTGATGAATTTCCCGATGAAAATAAACAGTATAAAGTTTATAAAGATTTGGCAGAAAAAATTTATCCCAATATTGTAATTATCAGAACTTTTGATATTGGCGGCGATAAAGTTTTTCCCGTTGATGTAAAAGAACCAAATCCGTTTTTAGGCTGGCGGGGAATTAGATTTTTACTTGATAATGAAAATCTGCTTAAAATACAAATACGCGCATTGCTCAGAGCAAGCATTCACAAGAATATTAAATTTATGATTCCTATGGTTTCATCAATTCAAGAAATTAGAAGGACAAAAGAAATTTTAGAAATCTGCAAAAGTGAATTGAAATCCGAAGGAAAAGAATTTGATAAAAAAATTAAAATTGGAATTATGATCGAAGTTCCATCAGCTGCAGTTATGGCTGAAGAATTTGCCGCTGAAGTTGATTTTATAAGTATTGGCACAAATGATTTAATTCAATATTTATTGGCTGTTGATAGAGGAAACGAAATAGTATCTTCGTTATATCAAGAATTTCATCCGGCTGTAGTTCGTGTACTTTATAAAATAATTCACGCAAGCAAATTAAAATCTGCAAAAGTTAGCATGTGCGGTGAAATGGCTGCGGATATTTTAGCAACTCCTTTATTAGTTGGTATGGGATTAGACTCTTTAAGTGTTTCGGCTTCAACAATTCCACATATAAAAAAAATTATTAGATCCATAAATTTTTCAGATGCAAAACAATTGGCAGAAGAATGTTTAACATTAAAAACTGAAAAAGAAATTAGTACAAAACTTCAAGATTATTTTAAATTTCATTTTACAGACGAATTAGAAAATGTATTCTAATTAATTTTGGCGACAATTTATTGCACTTCGAGTAATAAATATTTTTATAAAATTAAAATTCAAAACACTAAATATTAATCTCGAATCTGGAATGCAAATCTTAAAAACTTATTTTCTAAAATATTCATTTATCATTTTTTTCTTTACAACAACAATTCTAAATGCACAGCTATATTTTTTCGGAAGAAATAAAGTTCACTATGAAAATTTTGAATGGAAAGTAATTAAAACAGAACATTTTGATATTTATTACTATGATGATTTTGAAGAAATGGCAGAAATTGGCGCCGCTTATGCCGAAGAAGCTTTTGATGATTTGAAGATAAAATTTAATCATATAATGATTAAAAAAATTCCGCTAATTTTTTATAACACTCATAATCATTTTCAGCAGACAAATACAATCCCAAATTTTATTCCCGAAGGCGTTGGAGGTTTTTTTGAATTTATGAAAGGACGAGTTGTAATTCCTTATCTAACTTCGTTAGAACAGTTTCGTCATGTAATACGTCACGAATTAGTTCATGTTTTTATGACAAGTAAAGTTTTAAATGTTGTTAAAGATCATAGAGTAATTGGTGATAATTATCCACCGCTTTGGTTTGTTGAAGGTATTGCCGAATATTGGTCATACCATTGGGATACACAAGCCGAAATGATTATGCGAGATGCTGTTCTGAATAATTTCTTCGCTCCGTTAAAAGATATTTACAGAATTTACGGAAGTTTTTTAATGTACAAAGAAGGACAAAATTTTTTAGAGTTTGTAAGTAAAAAATATGGCGAAGATAAAATTTTACAATTCTTAGAAAATTTTTGGCGATTTAAAAATTTTGAAGATGTAATTGAATTTACAATCGGAGAACGCTTTGAAAAAATTGATGAAGATTGGCAATATTATTTAAAACAGAAATATTATCCACTTTACGAAAATAAAACTTCGCATTTTATTGAATCAAAAAAAATTACTTACGAAGGTTACAATTTTTCTCCGAATTATTTTGAAAGCGAAAATGGAAATAAAATATTTTTTGTTGGAAATAGAAATGGTTATTCGTCAATTTATAAAATGGATTATAACCCGGATTCAATTGATTTTGCTGAGCCGGAGCAAATTTTAGAGGGAGAAAAAGAAGTTATCTTTGAAACTTTTCATTTGCTAAAACCATCAATGACTATTTCTTCAAAAGGAATTTTAGCATTTGTAACAAAAGCCGGAGCTACAGATGCAATCCATCTTTTTGATACAAAAAATAATGAAATTCTAAAACACTTTAAATTTAATGAATTGTTAACAATTGAATCGCCAAGTTTTGATTCATCCGGAATTAAAATTCTTTTTCATGCAACTGATAGAAAAGGTTACATTGATATTTATCAAATAGAAATTAATTCCGGTGAGATAAAAAGATTTACAAATGATTTTTATTCCGATAGAGATCCAATATTTAATAAAGACAATTCTAAAATTATTTTTTCGTCAGATAGAACAAGCGGAATTTATCAGCAGAAAAATAATTTGTTTGAGATTGATATTAATACCGGTGAAGTTAAATATCTTACATATTCAAATGCAGATTTAACAAGCCCTAAATATTCTCCGGATTATTCTTCACTTTATTGCCTTGCAGATAATGACGGTGTGAAAAATCTTTGGCAAATTAATTTTGATAAAAATAATGAACCATTAAATATGACTCAAAAGACAAGATTTTTAACAAGTATTTTTGAGTATGAATTTGTTGATTCAAATGAATTGATAACTTCAACTTTTGAAAAATTTTCATTTCAGTTTTTTTCACTTAATCTTGATGAAATTCCCGACACAATTTTATTAACTAAAAATTTCACATACGATGAAATTAAAATTCCATGGCAGCCGGAAAAAA is a window from the Ignavibacteriota bacterium genome containing:
- a CDS encoding PD40 domain-containing protein, with product MQILKTYFLKYSFIIFFFTTTILNAQLYFFGRNKVHYENFEWKVIKTEHFDIYYYDDFEEMAEIGAAYAEEAFDDLKIKFNHIMIKKIPLIFYNTHNHFQQTNTIPNFIPEGVGGFFEFMKGRVVIPYLTSLEQFRHVIRHELVHVFMTSKVLNVVKDHRVIGDNYPPLWFVEGIAEYWSYHWDTQAEMIMRDAVLNNFFAPLKDIYRIYGSFLMYKEGQNFLEFVSKKYGEDKILQFLENFWRFKNFEDVIEFTIGERFEKIDEDWQYYLKQKYYPLYENKTSHFIESKKITYEGYNFSPNYFESENGNKIFFVGNRNGYSSIYKMDYNPDSIDFAEPEQILEGEKEVIFETFHLLKPSMTISSKGILAFVTKAGATDAIHLFDTKNNEILKHFKFNELLTIESPSFDSSGIKILFHATDRKGYIDIYQIEINSGEIKRFTNDFYSDRDPIFNKDNSKIIFSSDRTSGIYQQKNNLFEIDINTGEVKYLTYSNADLTSPKYSPDYSSLYCLADNDGVKNLWQINFDKNNEPLNMTQKTRFLTSIFEYEFVDSNELITSTFEKFSFQFFSLNLDEIPDTILLTKNFTYDEIKIPWQPEKIVINSETDKLHYENQYSLDYAFSQISTDPIYGTRGGAIFSLSDLLGDDRYYFMIYNSAEIQSDFFKNINVAISRVNTGGRTNFGYGIFHHTGRRYDIRESDSYFYERSFGGYISLLYPLSSFQRIETSTTISNSDREISIDLLPRKALLLSNTISFIHDNTLWGNTGPVDGSRLRLLLGYTSDIKYSNSNFYSLIADYRNYFRLHNRITLATRASIFYNEGKDARRYIAGGSWDLRGWPRFRIRGEKMWLSSVELRYPLIDQFYLKLPFVGLGFAGIKGAAFIDAGSAWDDKYENTIGSVGIGLRFNFLGAITFRYDVGKKIENNFSSFQNSLFYQFFFGWDF
- a CDS encoding HPr family phosphocarrier protein; amino-acid sequence: MIEKTVEIINNAGLHTRPAATIVKIAAKFKSEFFINKDGMNINGKSIIGVMTLAAEKGSNLVLTFEGEDEQEACVAIIDYFNRGFDEL
- a CDS encoding polyprenyl synthetase family protein, translated to MKFNPAEFYQKEIQKFEKKYFTTAEGKFPKSLYEPCDYIIKSGGKRLRPFLVILSANAVNAKSSSVLNAAVAVELFHNFTLVHDDIMDNADKRRGRQTLHIKYDVNTAILAGDNLMAIAYKSLLKDCKKNGISAVEDFTNGLIEVCEGQSLDKDFEIRRKVSIEEYLVMISKKTAALAETCCSIGAKLGGGNIKEINSLKKFGKYLGLAFQIQDDLLDITADESEFGKKIGGDLVEGKKTYLLLKALEKAKGKNLQLIQKVIDEKGIKFEKVPEYKKLYEDLGIIEDASNEVKKYTSLALNQLKNVKNEKAKITLQWLANSLTDRKK
- the ptsP gene encoding phosphoenolpyruvate--protein phosphotransferase, which encodes MSENILKGIAAAPGISIATAFIYKKEIESIDDEIITNIDEAIENFDKSLSKSKKELHKIFTLAVDKMGEKRAGIFEAQMMILDDPVLIQNIKDRIKKEKRSPIYIVDAEFSKYQKILALSEESYMKERSQDIEDIKNRIIRNIKKKKWISRIEKDVIVVTNSITPADTVLFSRENVKGYITNFGGLTSHAAIVARSLNIPAVLGIHDSTTIIKNGDKIIIDGVHGEVIINPTAEQLNYYEEKSKRLAEFDSGLAKLADKPAITKDGRKIILRANLDIVEELEYIFRNGAEGVGLVRTEQIFNLADEFPDENKQYKVYKDLAEKIYPNIVIIRTFDIGGDKVFPVDVKEPNPFLGWRGIRFLLDNENLLKIQIRALLRASIHKNIKFMIPMVSSIQEIRRTKEILEICKSELKSEGKEFDKKIKIGIMIEVPSAAVMAEEFAAEVDFISIGTNDLIQYLLAVDRGNEIVSSLYQEFHPAVVRVLYKIIHASKLKSAKVSMCGEMAADILATPLLVGMGLDSLSVSASTIPHIKKIIRSINFSDAKQLAEECLTLKTEKEISTKLQDYFKFHFTDELENVF